The window AGATCCGATAGCTGCATTGGAGTTTATTCAAACATTGCATCGTTTAAATAAAGAACTAGGTATTACGATTATTTTAATTGAGCATCGTCTCGAGGAAGTGTTACCACTCGCTGATCGCGTACTTATTATCGAGGAAGGTAGGATTTTATTTGACGGTCAGCCTAAGGAAATTTTAAATGCTTTACCCGCAAATCACGCCATGATTACAGCACTACCGACAGCTACAAAGATTTTCCACCTACTGAACGGTACGGGACCTATCCCTCTTACCATTCGTGAGGGACAACGCTGGCTTAGTAACCAGGAATACAGCTTTTCTCCCTCGAACACACTCCCTACAATAATCCAAAATAAAACAGAAATTGTATTGGAGGCAAATGATATTGCTTTTCGTTATGAAAAGAACGGAATGGATATTGTCCATCATTTTAATTTGCAGGTGAAGGAACAGGAATTTCTAACGATAATAGGTGGAAACGGCACTGGTAAATCCACAGTTCTGTCTATTTTAACTGGGCTACAAAAGCCTTATCATGGTAAAATATTTTTGTTCAGTAAGGCTTTAAAAAGCTACAGTAATAAACAATTGTACCAACAGTATTTAACTTTATTACCGCAGGATCCAAAAACATTATTTGTACAAAAAACGGTGCGTCAAGAGCTTGATGACATGGCTCATTTACATAAAGTAACAGATGCAAAAATTCAAGAAACTATTCAATTGTTCAAATTAACGCATTTATTAAATCGACATCCGTATGATTTAAGCGGTGGTGAACAGCAAAAACTAGCGCTCGCAAAGCTTTTATTAATAGAACCTAAAATTTTGCTACTAGATGAGCCGACAAAGGGGCTTGATGCACATGCAAAGGAAGAACTCGCAGATATATTAAGAGATTTACAAGCTAAAGGTATGACAATCATTATGGTGACACATGATATTGAATTTTCTGCACAACACAGCAATAGATGCGCTTTGTTTTTCGATGGTAGTATCGTATCTGAGGGTGAGCCACGAGCATTTTATAGTGGAAATAATTTTTACACAACTGCTGCGCATCGAATATCAAGAGATATATTGAGCAATGCCATTACATGTGAGGATGTAGTAACTTTATGCAGAAAAACATTCGTTTAATTATTTCACTCATTGTTATCCTTGTTTTAATTCCACTTACTTTATATGCTGGTATTACAATATTGGCTGACCGAAAATATTATTTCATTTCGATTGTCATTATGATCTTAGCGTGCGTCCCTTTTTTCTTATCTTTTGAGCGTAGAAAGCCTCAGCCACGCGAAATTTTAATCATAGCAGTGATGTCTGCTATATCAGTGGCAGGTCGTGCCTTATTTGTTGTTACACCTGCCTTTAAGCCTGTGGCAGCTATCACAGCTATCACAGGGTTTTCACTTGGTGCGGAAGCTGGCTTTTTAACTGGGGCAATTTCTGCATTAGTATCGAATATGTTTTTTGGGCAAGGTCCTTGGACACCATTCCAAATGTTTATGTGGGGAATGATTGGTTTTATTGCTGGCTTGTTAGGTAAAACTGGTATGATGCATAAAAAAATCTACCTTATATTATTTGGTATTTTTGCTGGTATATTCTTTTCATTTGGTATGGATATTTGGGGAACAATTTCAATGTACGGTGTTTTCAGCTGGAAAGCTTACGCACTGGCACTGACTTCCGCAGTACCTTTTATGATAATCTACGCAATATCTAATGTAATTTTTCTATTATTGCTAGCTAAACCGATTAGAGAAAAACTAGATCGAATAAAAAATAAATATGGAATTTTACAATAAGCCATTGTGGTTAAAAGTTGACTATTTCTTAGTCAACCTAGTCACAAAAAATAGTTAAAATCTTTGTAAATCTGTTATTGTGAAAACATAATCGAATATGATGAAGTGCAGATAAAAGCCCACTATGTGAAATAGGTACTTATTGTTAGAGACGATTATTTCAACAGGCAGCTTGCTAAAAATGAGTTCAGTATTACATTGGACTCATTTTTTAATGAAACTTTATTTCAAAACTATAATTGTTATAGAGAAAGAGAAAGTCACCGCCTGCCGCTCCAATCAACGGAATCGATTTTTTAAAAACGAATATAAAAATGTAATTTGACGTATTTATTCGTATTTATTATTAAAACAAGTAATTATGAAATTGACTCAACTAATAGCGTATATTTCTTTTTTTCTTTTCTCACAATCACTTTTCTCCTTTCTACCTTACTGGGTATCTGCACTCCTGAAGACTAAATTTCAACAAGTATTAAAAGGACCACATAACCACATAACTAATCAATTGTTTTTATCTAGTAATTATATTCTGACATAACAATAGAAAAAACACCTTAAAATTGCTGAGAGGCTTTTTAACCTCTTTTCCAATTTCAAGATGTTTGACTGACTATTCTATTACGCCGAATGTTCACGCTTCCACAATTGACTTTAATATATGTTCACTAATTAACTTTTTTTCATATTCTCTATTAAATCCAACAATCTTTGTTTCGTACTATCGGCTTCTTCTTCAAGCATTTTAAAATTATAGCCTGATTTATCTTGGTTAACTTCTACCTCTAATAAGTCTCCCTCTTTTGCATTTACCGTAAATTTATTTTTTAAGATGACTAGCTTATTTGCTTTATTATCCTTTTCGAATAGTACAACAAAAAAATCATCAAAATGATGTAATACATATCTCTTTGCACTCACTGCGAACGTCCTCTCAATCCAATAATAAAAAATTATGTTTAAATCCAAACTTTTGTCCCAAGTATCATTTTACCCTATTTCATGTTCTTTTTTAACTAATACTGTTTTCTTTTTTCATTTCCTTGTTAAAATTGTGACTATTTCAACAAAACTGGTCAATACTAACGAGGAACTTTTAAGAAATGGGAGGGTTTTATATGAAAAGGGATAAATCGTTTAATTCACCTAATAAGAAGAAAAAAAACAATGTTACAAGTGAAAATTATCTAGAGTATCCAAAGCTAGATGAACAGCAGAAGAAACAGCTTCAAGTAAAAGATGGTCAGAATAATCATCACATAGATGAGCGTGGCGGTTTTTAAAAAGCTTAAAAAGCTACTTCCCCTTGTAGTATTGGGAAGTAGCTTTTATCTTATACAAATTTAATCATTTTATAGTTTTTCTTACCGCGGCGAATAATCATAAACTCATCTTCTAGTCGATCTGCTCCACTTACTACATATGCAACATCTGTAATTTTTTCTCCATTAATAGAAATGGCACCATTGGTTACATCCTCACGCGCCTGCCTTTTAGATGGTGACACTGTAGCCTCTACTATGAAGTCTACAATAGTTTTTTCTTCTTTAGTCATCTCAATAGAAGGTACATCTTTAAAAGCATCTTTCATTTCTTCTGCAGTCAAAGCTTTCAAATTACCACTAAACAACGCCTGAGAAATTCGTATTGCTTGGTCTAATGCATCCTGTCCATGGATGAGACGAGTCATTTCTTCTGCTAAAGTAATTTGTGCTTTTCTTAAATGAGGTTCATTTTCAACCGTTACTTCTAAAGCCTCAATTTCTGCTCGCTCTAAGAAAGTAAAGATTTTCATGTATTTAATAACATCTGTGTCTGCTGTATTAATCCAAAACTGATAAAACTCGTATGGAGATGTCTTCTTTGCATCTAGCCATACCGAACCTGATGCAGACTTACCAAATTTAGTTCCATCTGCTTTCGTAACTAATGGAATGGTAATACCGTATGCCTTCGTATTATCATCATGGGTTTTACGAATCACCTCTAAACCAGTAGTAATATTCCCCCACTGATCAGATCCACCTACTTGAACTCGACATCCAAAATGATCATATAAATGATTAAAATCAATTCCCTGAATAAGCGTATAAGCAAACTCAGTGAAAGAAAGCCCTGTATCTAATCGAGAAGCAATAGAATCTTTCCCAAGCATATAGTTGATGTTAATCAGTTTTCCAAAATCACGTAGGAATTCAATCACATTCATGGAGCCAATCCAATCTCGGTTATTAACCATTTGTGCACCGTTTTCAGAATGAAAATCAAAAATTTGCTCCATTTGTTTTTTTATCCCCTGGACATTCATATCAATCTGTTCGGTTGTTTGTAATTGACGTTCCTCTGAACGGCCAGAAGGATCCCCAATCATTCCTGTTGCACCACCAACTAGAAGAATCGGTCTATGTCCGTGCATTTGGAAACGTCTTAGAGTTAACAATGGGACGATATGTCCAATATGCATACTATCTGCCGTCGGATCCACTCCACAGTACAATGAGATTTTTTCCTTACCTAGAAGCTGCTCCATACCTTCAGCATCTGTTTGTTGGTATAAAAGACCTCTCCAAGCTAAATCATCTAATAAATTCGTCATTAATATTACCTCCTTAAAATAAAAAAGTCCCTACATGATAAATAATCATGCAGGGACGCTGAAATCAATTAGCGCGGTACCACCCAGCTTGAAGGATTTACTCCCTCCGCTTCAATCACCGTATCGTTGTGAGTACGTTTAACTCCAAGCCTGTAATTCGTTTTTATACACTGACTAGCTCTCACCAACCGCTAGCTCTCTTCACAGTATGCATAAGCACTACTTCGGACTTTTCTTTGTTAAAATATATACCTATTTTACCTAATCTACGTTGTATGTCAATAACTATCGTCTAACAATATGTGCTTATGGTATAATAGTTCAAGATTTAGGGGGCGAGAATTGAATGAAGAAATGGCAAAAAAAAATACAGATCTATAAAGATAAATTGGATGCGTGGGAATCCACAAAATGGGCTAAGGGATTAAGAATATCCTCCGGAGTTATATGGAATTTATGTCTACTTTTCATTGTCGGGCTCCTAACAATGGGAGTATTCGGTCTATCTGTCGGCGCAGGATATTTTGCTTCATTAGTAAAAGAAGAACCACTACGTGATAAGGATGAAATGCGAAGTGCTGTATTTAACTATGAAGAGACATCTGAAGTCTATTTTGACGGGAATGTGTATTTAGGTAAATTACGTACTGATTTAGAAAGAACAGAAACAAAATTATCAGAGGTTTCCCCTTATGTAATTGATGCAGTACTTGCGACAGAGGATGAGTATTTTGAAGTGCATAATGGAATTGTTCCAAAAGCGATATTCCGCGGATTACTTCAAGATGTATCCAATTCTGATACACAAACAGGTGGATCAACATTAACACAACAATTGATCAAAAACCAAATATTAACAAACGAAGTTTCTTACGAACGT is drawn from Psychrobacillus sp. INOP01 and contains these coding sequences:
- a CDS encoding ABC transporter ATP-binding protein, whose translation is MAIVKIDNVSFTYPNEANPILKNINLDIQQGEFIVLIGQSGCGKSTLLRHFKRELRPHGTMTGNIFYKDRDLEQLNTEVAAADIGYVFQNPDNQIVTDKVWHELAFGLENLGIDSPTIRRRVAEMANFFGIQKWFHHKTTELSGGQKQLLNLASIMVMQPKLLLLDEPTSQLDPIAALEFIQTLHRLNKELGITIILIEHRLEEVLPLADRVLIIEEGRILFDGQPKEILNALPANHAMITALPTATKIFHLLNGTGPIPLTIREGQRWLSNQEYSFSPSNTLPTIIQNKTEIVLEANDIAFRYEKNGMDIVHHFNLQVKEQEFLTIIGGNGTGKSTVLSILTGLQKPYHGKIFLFSKALKSYSNKQLYQQYLTLLPQDPKTLFVQKTVRQELDDMAHLHKVTDAKIQETIQLFKLTHLLNRHPYDLSGGEQQKLALAKLLLIEPKILLLDEPTKGLDAHAKEELADILRDLQAKGMTIIMVTHDIEFSAQHSNRCALFFDGSIVSEGEPRAFYSGNNFYTTAAHRISRDILSNAITCEDVVTLCRKTFV
- a CDS encoding ECF transporter S component — its product is MQKNIRLIISLIVILVLIPLTLYAGITILADRKYYFISIVIMILACVPFFLSFERRKPQPREILIIAVMSAISVAGRALFVVTPAFKPVAAITAITGFSLGAEAGFLTGAISALVSNMFFGQGPWTPFQMFMWGMIGFIAGLLGKTGMMHKKIYLILFGIFAGIFFSFGMDIWGTISMYGVFSWKAYALALTSAVPFMIIYAISNVIFLLLLAKPIREKLDRIKNKYGILQ
- the tyrS gene encoding tyrosine--tRNA ligase; translated protein: MTNLLDDLAWRGLLYQQTDAEGMEQLLGKEKISLYCGVDPTADSMHIGHIVPLLTLRRFQMHGHRPILLVGGATGMIGDPSGRSEERQLQTTEQIDMNVQGIKKQMEQIFDFHSENGAQMVNNRDWIGSMNVIEFLRDFGKLININYMLGKDSIASRLDTGLSFTEFAYTLIQGIDFNHLYDHFGCRVQVGGSDQWGNITTGLEVIRKTHDDNTKAYGITIPLVTKADGTKFGKSASGSVWLDAKKTSPYEFYQFWINTADTDVIKYMKIFTFLERAEIEALEVTVENEPHLRKAQITLAEEMTRLIHGQDALDQAIRISQALFSGNLKALTAEEMKDAFKDVPSIEMTKEEKTIVDFIVEATVSPSKRQAREDVTNGAISINGEKITDVAYVVSGADRLEDEFMIIRRGKKNYKMIKFV